Proteins encoded by one window of Musa acuminata AAA Group cultivar baxijiao chromosome BXJ2-9, Cavendish_Baxijiao_AAA, whole genome shotgun sequence:
- the LOC135623892 gene encoding dual specificity protein phosphatase PHS1-like has protein sequence MRDGKLMLLNWSLICQDVILLLIQKIWNLLYILSSYRAELSDSDKPNNSATRSQPPGLVPEISLRDQLGNAATLDVGASDISWDTLYSLHHTKHTSSNEYSEDELNKALEVTVNSGGVVFFALFNTWNDDDLSPKHTAAVIKIAPSRMATQSERLGYEFAKLLGVRTPQARVIHNSSTEWQMIKDAAEKARDMAVASGDEVGEVTCSELLEALELSRCLFLMNYVHGSPLAENPNAFDSREAAENTAEALGRVFVLDLILRNEDRLPCPQLGWRGNQANLLFSNKMTSSNMDALDEAYDSAIRRYKPRIVKSFRKEEKGRRAISVNGRLDSYGPQLTAEGSDGSITFTTGSTFNQGSECGKSSDFCIVAIDSGVPRRPPAGKRARDQESYPKVVELIINNLEFSSNLLYEVSFGKLGIPGPEHTDAPGDSCSCLSESDMVTIVHAFRAGFRSALRDLQGFHIFLLTLYQKLEGILRMFLSIISKSFSESDKDDSGASESPLQYAWCNFNSQFPACKERGVHETHADSSDSESRRCLHKSLGSRESLDISPGSRENWNCRYFKGSGETPRLRLTMKLRDFNKLTKVDAELSKELEQWNEMLRTDVVKLCEENNFITGFFEGNDNNIAVDAYELKVRLEHILERISLISDAASTERPSPITDYLYIGGALAAKSMYTLQHLGITHILCLCANEIGQSDSQNPYLFEYQNFSISDSDDEDISNLFDEASDFIDYVEHSGGKILVHCFEGKSRSATVVLAYLMLRKGLTLSEAWSMLRKVHRRAQPNDGFAKTLLDLDMQLHGKASMEWQQRKPMMKVCPICGKDAGLSSSSLKLHLQKSHRRLSSGSVDSAMSLEIQKALEVLKVSRCSSISSTHQQSQSLIDELSL, from the exons ATGCGTGATGGAAAATTAATGCTTTTAAATTGGTCACTCATTTGCCAGGATGTAATTCTAttattaattcaaaaaatatggAATCTTTTGTATATTCTTTCCTCCTACAGGGCAGAACTATCAGATTCAGACAAACCTAACAATTCTGCAACAAGATCGCAGCCTCCAGGCCTTGTGCCAGAAATTAGTTTGCGGGATCAGCTTGGAAATGCTGCTACTTTAGATGTTGGAGCAAGTGACATCTCCTGGGATACTCTATACTCCCTACACCACACAAAACACACAAGCAGTAACGAATATTCTGAAGATGAACTGAACAAAGCTTTGGAG GTGACAGTAAATTCTGGAGGTGTAGTCTTCTTTGCTCTGTTTAACACATGGAACGACGATGATCTTTCACCAAAACACACTGCTGCAGTCATTAAAATTGCACCCTCAAGAATGGCAACACAATCAGAACGCCTGGGTTATGAATTTGCAAAGTTGCTTGGAGTCAGGACGCCTCAA GCGAGAGTGATCCATAACTCTAGCACAGAATGGCAAATGATCAAGGATGCTGCAGAAAAAGCACGTGATATGGCAGTTGCTAGTGGAGATGAAGTGGGTGAGGTTACATGCTCAGAGTTGTTAGAAGCACTCGAGTTGAGTCGGTGCCTTTTCCTCATGAA TTATGTTCATGGCTCACCTCTGGCGGAAAATCCAAATGCATTTGATTCAAGAGAAGCTGCTGAAAATACTGCTGAAGCACTTGGCAGGGTCTTCGTCTTGGACCTTATACTTCGTAATGAGGATAGACTTCCCTGTCCTCAACTTGGGTGGCGTGGGAATCAAGCTAACCTCTTGTTTTCGAATAAAATGACCTCTTCAAACATGGATGCACTTGATGAAGCTTATGATTCTGCCATTAGAAGATACAAACCGCGGATAGTGAAAAGTTTTAGAAAAGAGGAGAAAGGGAGACGAGCAATCTCTGTGAATGGCAGACTAGATTCTTATGGTCCTCAGCTTACAGCTGAGGGCTCTGATGGTAGCATCACATTCACTACCGGATCCACATTTAATCAAGGATCAGAATGTGGAAAAAGTTCAGATTTTTGTATTGTGGCCATTGACTCAGGGGTTCCTCGCAGACCTCCTGCAGGAAAACGGGCAAGAGATCAAGAAAGTTACCCTAAGGTGGTCGAGCTTATAATCAATAACTTGGAGTTCTCTTCTAATCTACTCTACGAAGTGTCTTTTGGAAAGCTGGGAATTCCTGGACCTGAGCACACTGATGCACCAGGTGATTCTTGTTCTTGTTTGTCTGAATCTGATATGGTAACTATCGTTCATGCATTCAGAGCAGGATTTCGTAGTGCTCTTAGGGACCTGCAAGGTTTCCATATATTTCTTCTGACATTGTACCAGAAACTAGAGGGTATCTTACGGATGTTTCTGTCCATTATAAGTAAAAGTTTTAGTGAGTCAGACAAGGATGATTCTGGGGCTTCCGAGTCACCATTACAATATGCCTGGTGCAACTTCAACTCCCAATTCCCGGCATGCAAGGAACGTGGTGTACATGAGACACATGCAGATTCTAGTGATTCCGAATCTCGGAGATGTTTGCACAAATCTTTAGGGTCTCGAGAAAGCCTTGACATATCTCCTGGTTCTCGAGAGAACTGGAATTGTAGGTACTTCAAAGGAAGTGGAGAAACTCCTCGCCTGCGGTTGACAATGAAGCTTCGTGACTTTAACAAGTTGACTAAG GTAGATGCTGAGTTGAGCAAGGAATTGGAACAGTGGAATGAAATGCTTAGAACAGATGTGGTGAAACTGTGTGAAGAGAACAATTTTATTACAGGCTTTTTTGAGGGGAATGATAACAACATCGCTGTTGATGCTTATGAATTGAAG GTCCGACTCGAGCACATTCTTGAGAGAATATCACTTATCTCTGATGCAGCCAGTACAGAGCGGCCCTCTCCTATTACAGATTATCTCTATATTGGTGGAGCACTGGCTGCAAAATCTATGTACACCCTTCAGCACCTGGGTATCACTCATATATTGTGCTTGTGTGCAAATGAAATCGGGCAATCAGATTCTCAAAATCCTTACCTCTTTGAGTATCAAAACTTCTCC ATAAGTGATAGTGATGATGAAGATATCAGcaacctctttgatgaggcttctGATTTCATTGATTATGTTGAACACTCGGGAGGGAAAATATTGGTCCATTGTTTCGAAGGAAAAAGTCGGAGTGCGACTGTGGTACTTGCATATCTAATGCTGAGAAA GGGCCTCACTCTATCAGAAGCGTGGAGTATGCTCAGGAAGGTGCATCGCCGAGCCCAGCCAAACGATGGCTTCGCTAAGACTCTTCTGGATCTTGACATGCAACTGCATGGGAAGGCATCAATGGAATGGCAGCAACGGAAGCCGATGATGAAGGTTTGCCCCATCTGTGGGAAGGATGCAGGTCTAAGCAGCAGCTCACTCAAACTCCATCTCCAGAAGTCTCACAGAAGGTTGTCTTCTGGCAGTGTGGACAGCGCCATGAGTTTGGAGATTCAAAAGGCTTTGGAGGTACTAAAGGTCAGCCGTTGCAGCAGTATCAGCTCAACTCATCAGCAGTCCCAATCGCTCATCGATGAATTGTCTCTTTGA